Proteins from a single region of Apium graveolens cultivar Ventura chromosome 7, ASM990537v1, whole genome shotgun sequence:
- the LOC141675003 gene encoding protein IQ-DOMAIN 11-like isoform X1 yields the protein MPSDGSMAKKSWFSLVKKFFVSDTYTNVYKKQKRRRWFLGRFKIKRLPSISAASPSTETKVSEAEVGRSKQDCNVACFTDATADEIAADVLDQPSSTPQYTYHSEDEAREFSSMNFQYIAPPSTPQWGREIQELAATKIQTAFRGCLARKALWALKGIVRLQAIIRGVLVRRQAITTLNQLQSVVNIQSQVCAKRSQMADNISYSQGNKEPVEFKGKDIKIDQNSQRRWDDSLLTKEEENALCSSKRMAAIKRERIKEYTFSNRRSAELEQNKIDGRWRYWLEQWVDTRLSKREDLENLVSVFSMKERNKEDEPGLKQVRSRNPHKQCHREDSELPTRRSIHHRKQRSTGDGFSTGGGSPIIPTYMAATASAKAKSRSLSSPRLRPMSFDSSSETYSPYKHKLSPISSINSELTTISMLTNPTSGFSHRSPGSKGPIKSYKSSKYLTVD from the exons ATGCCAAGTGATGGTTCTATGGCAAAGAAGAGCTGGTTCAGCTTAGTGAAGAAGTTCTTCGTTTCAGACACTTATACGAACGTATACAAG AAGCAAAAGAGAAGGAGGTGGTTTCTTGGGAGATTTAAGATTAAACGGTTACCTTCTATCTCAGCAGCATCTCCATCAACAGAAACAAAAGTTAGTGAAGCAGAAGTAGGGCGGAGCAAACAAGATTGTAATGTGGCCTGTTTCACAGATGCCACAGCTGATGAAATTGCTGCAGATGTTTTGGATCAGCCCTCTAGTACCCCTCAATATACCTATCACAGTGAAGACGAAGCCCGAGAATTCTCAAGTATGAATTTTCAATACATTGCTCCTCCATCAACACCTCAATGGGGAAGGGAGATTCAAGAACTTGCTGCCACCAAAATCCAAACAGCCTTTAGGGGTTGTCTT GCAAGAAAAGCTTTATGGGCACTTAAGGGAATAGTTAGGCTTCAAGCTATCATTAGAGGTGTACTTGTTCGGCGCCAAGCTATCACTACTCTAAATCAATTGCAATCGGTAGTGAATATACAGTCACAGGTATgtgcaaaaagaagccaaatggCAGATAACATTTCCTATTCCCAGGGAAACAAAGAGCCGGTGGAATTCAAAGGCAAGGACATTAAG ATTGATCAGAACAGTCAGAGAAGGTGGGATGATAGTCTATTaacaaaggaagaagaaaatgcTCTTTGCTCAAGCAAGAGAATGGCTGCAATCAAGAGAGAAAGAATAAAAGAGTACACTTTTAGCAATAGA AGATCAGCAGAACTAGAACAGAACAAGATAGATGGAAGATGGAGATACTGGTTAGAACAATGGGTGGATACTAGGTTATCTAAAAGGGAGGATCTAGAAAACCTTGTATCAGTTTTCTCAATGAAGGAAAGAAATAAAGAAGATGAACCTGGCTTAAAACAAGTGAGGTCAAGAAATCCGCATAAGCAATGTCACAGAGAAGATTCCGAATTGCCAACAAGAAGATCAATACATCATCGGAAGCAACGTTCAACAGGAGATGGATTTTCTACAGGAGGAGGATCTCCTATAATTCCTACTTACATGGCTGCTACAGCATCCGCCAAGGCAAAATCTAGATCATTGAGTTCACCAAGACTAAGGCCTATGAGCTTTGATTCGAGTTCTGAAACATATTCTCCTTACAAGCACAAGTTATCACCTATATCTTCTATTAACAGTGAGCTGACTACAATAAGCATGCTCACCAATCCTACCAGTGGCTTTTCACATAGATCTCCGGGCTCTAAAGGTCCCATAAAATCCTACAAAAGCTCCAAGTATCTTACCGTTGATTGA
- the LOC141675003 gene encoding protein IQ-DOMAIN 11-like isoform X2: MPSDGSMAKKSWFSLVKKFFVSDTYTNVYKKQKRRRWFLGRFKIKRLPSISAASPSTETKVSEAEVGRSKQDCNVACFTDATADEIAADVLDQPSSTPQYTYHSEDEAREFSSMNFQYIAPPSTPQWGREIQELAATKIQTAFRGCLARKALWALKGIVRLQAIIRGVLVRRQAITTLNQLQSVVNIQSQVCAKRSQMADNISYSQGNKEPVEFKGKDIKIDQNSQRRWDDSLLTKEEENALCSSKRMAAIKRERIKEYTFSNRLSDPKG, from the exons ATGCCAAGTGATGGTTCTATGGCAAAGAAGAGCTGGTTCAGCTTAGTGAAGAAGTTCTTCGTTTCAGACACTTATACGAACGTATACAAG AAGCAAAAGAGAAGGAGGTGGTTTCTTGGGAGATTTAAGATTAAACGGTTACCTTCTATCTCAGCAGCATCTCCATCAACAGAAACAAAAGTTAGTGAAGCAGAAGTAGGGCGGAGCAAACAAGATTGTAATGTGGCCTGTTTCACAGATGCCACAGCTGATGAAATTGCTGCAGATGTTTTGGATCAGCCCTCTAGTACCCCTCAATATACCTATCACAGTGAAGACGAAGCCCGAGAATTCTCAAGTATGAATTTTCAATACATTGCTCCTCCATCAACACCTCAATGGGGAAGGGAGATTCAAGAACTTGCTGCCACCAAAATCCAAACAGCCTTTAGGGGTTGTCTT GCAAGAAAAGCTTTATGGGCACTTAAGGGAATAGTTAGGCTTCAAGCTATCATTAGAGGTGTACTTGTTCGGCGCCAAGCTATCACTACTCTAAATCAATTGCAATCGGTAGTGAATATACAGTCACAGGTATgtgcaaaaagaagccaaatggCAGATAACATTTCCTATTCCCAGGGAAACAAAGAGCCGGTGGAATTCAAAGGCAAGGACATTAAG ATTGATCAGAACAGTCAGAGAAGGTGGGATGATAGTCTATTaacaaaggaagaagaaaatgcTCTTTGCTCAAGCAAGAGAATGGCTGCAATCAAGAGAGAAAGAATAAAAGAGTACACTTTTAGCAATAGA TTGTCTGATCCCAAAGGTTAA